The Verrucomicrobium spinosum DSM 4136 = JCM 18804 genome includes a region encoding these proteins:
- a CDS encoding RNA polymerase sigma factor yields MDVSDPAPAAMPGALDEETHRTIDALVRQSYGRLLAYLAARTRDVAGAEDALSEALATALERWPRDGVPQKPEAWLLRVAGNRITDEIRHQRVKQNSEAHLQQLAEEVRTVADTGGPFPDERLKLLFVCGHPAIDPAVRTPLMLQVVLGVDAARIASAFLVSPTAMGQRLVRAKNKIRDAGIAFRVPEPPEWEGRLSFVLDAIYAAYTTGWENVLEAGATQHGLAREAIHLGRTLVQFMPQEPEALGLLALMLHCEARRAARYDVEGNFVPLDEQDTSLWSRPLMTEAEELLRRASSFRKLGRYQLEAAIQSIHASRADTGNLDWSEILLLYEGLVQITPSIGAMVGRAVALAQVGKAEAGLEALDLLPEARVADYQPYWAARGHVLEILERTGEAREACLRAAGLTDDPGMRAHLFKKAEGVGGA; encoded by the coding sequence ATGGACGTGTCTGATCCAGCACCTGCCGCAATGCCAGGAGCGCTCGATGAGGAGACTCATCGAACCATCGATGCCCTCGTGCGGCAGTCCTATGGCCGGCTGCTGGCGTATCTGGCAGCACGCACCCGTGATGTGGCGGGGGCCGAGGATGCCCTGAGTGAGGCGCTGGCCACGGCTCTGGAGCGCTGGCCGCGCGATGGGGTGCCCCAGAAGCCGGAGGCGTGGCTGCTGCGGGTGGCGGGCAACCGGATCACAGATGAGATCCGGCATCAGCGGGTGAAGCAGAACTCCGAGGCCCACTTGCAACAACTGGCGGAGGAAGTGCGCACGGTGGCGGACACTGGCGGTCCCTTCCCGGATGAACGTCTCAAGCTGCTCTTCGTCTGCGGCCATCCTGCGATCGATCCGGCAGTGCGGACACCGTTGATGCTGCAGGTGGTGCTGGGAGTGGATGCGGCACGGATTGCCTCAGCGTTTCTCGTTTCTCCCACTGCCATGGGGCAGCGGTTGGTTCGAGCCAAGAACAAGATCCGCGATGCGGGGATTGCCTTCCGGGTGCCGGAGCCACCGGAGTGGGAGGGGCGCCTGTCCTTTGTGCTGGATGCCATCTATGCGGCGTACACGACCGGCTGGGAAAATGTGTTGGAAGCCGGGGCCACCCAGCATGGGCTGGCACGGGAGGCGATTCATCTGGGGCGCACCCTGGTGCAGTTCATGCCGCAGGAGCCCGAAGCGCTGGGACTGCTGGCTCTCATGCTGCACTGCGAGGCGCGCCGTGCCGCGCGGTATGATGTGGAGGGGAACTTTGTGCCGCTCGATGAGCAGGACACCTCCCTTTGGTCGCGACCGCTCATGACCGAGGCGGAGGAGTTGTTGCGGCGAGCATCGAGTTTCAGGAAACTGGGTCGCTATCAACTGGAGGCGGCCATTCAGTCCATCCACGCCAGCCGTGCGGATACGGGTAACTTGGACTGGAGTGAAATCCTGCTGTTGTATGAGGGGCTGGTGCAGATCACGCCAAGCATTGGGGCGATGGTGGGCCGGGCTGTCGCTCTCGCCCAAGTGGGCAAGGCGGAGGCTGGCTTGGAGGCGCTGGACCTTTTGCCTGAGGCACGTGTGGCGGACTATCAGCCCTACTGGGCGGCCCGCGGGCACGTGCTGGAGATCCTGGAACGGACAGGGGAGGCACGTGAGGCCTGCCTGCGGGCGGCGGGATTGACGGATGACCCCGGCATGCGCGCGCATTTGTTCAAGAAAGCGGAGGGGGTGGGCGGCGCGTGA
- a CDS encoding YciI family protein has product MKYALLVHQSQEVFDRRDDAAVLAAGRAYGQALQAAGIFVGGAGLESPLAATTVRVRDGQRQVHDGPYAESKEFLAGFGIIDVPDLDTALEWAARHPAAAFTSVEVRPLLGSHFSVGGPAARPA; this is encoded by the coding sequence ATGAAATACGCTCTGCTGGTTCATCAATCTCAGGAAGTCTTTGACCGTCGCGATGACGCGGCCGTGCTGGCCGCGGGACGGGCCTATGGCCAGGCGCTGCAGGCGGCGGGCATCTTTGTGGGGGGCGCTGGGCTGGAATCGCCTCTGGCAGCCACGACCGTGCGGGTGCGGGATGGCCAGCGTCAGGTGCATGATGGGCCCTATGCAGAGTCCAAGGAGTTCCTGGCGGGCTTTGGCATCATTGATGTGCCGGATCTGGACACGGCGTTGGAGTGGGCGGCGCGTCATCCGGCGGCGGCCTTCACTTCGGTGGAGGTGCGGCCGCTCCTGGGCTCGCATTTCTCTGTCGGAGGCCCGGCGGCCAGGCCTGCTTGA
- a CDS encoding NAD-dependent epimerase/dehydratase family protein, which yields MKTEFALFGATGPIGASIAAALRDAGVRYRVVGRDATSLQRTYGADPLAEIRTWNPDDPASVVAAAEGVETLITMVGVPYDQFHLHPQIMRQTLAGAIEAGVKRVVLIGTLYPFGRPQTDRVNEIHPREPHTYKGRMRKEQEDILMEAGRSGQIQTTLMRLPDFYGPRVERSYLDGIFKAIVSGGRAQMLGPIDKPHEFVFVPDVGPVVMKLARNPGAYGRTWNLGGAGVITQREFAEKAFALAGRGKPKLMVAGKLMLRMMGWFNPILRELVEMHYLLTDPLIVDDSALRELLGGYHKTSYDEGIATCLKA from the coding sequence ATGAAGACTGAATTTGCCTTGTTTGGTGCTACGGGACCCATTGGCGCGTCAATAGCCGCTGCACTGCGAGACGCGGGCGTCCGCTACAGGGTGGTGGGCAGAGATGCGACGTCTTTGCAAAGGACCTACGGAGCGGATCCTCTGGCGGAGATTCGTACGTGGAACCCAGACGACCCTGCCTCGGTGGTGGCTGCGGCGGAAGGGGTGGAAACGCTCATCACGATGGTAGGGGTGCCCTATGATCAGTTTCACCTGCATCCCCAGATCATGCGCCAGACGCTCGCCGGAGCGATCGAGGCCGGGGTGAAGCGGGTGGTCCTGATTGGCACGCTCTACCCCTTTGGCCGCCCTCAGACGGACCGGGTGAATGAGATTCACCCGCGTGAACCCCACACCTACAAGGGGCGCATGAGAAAGGAGCAGGAGGATATCCTGATGGAGGCGGGACGCTCCGGGCAGATCCAGACGACCCTTATGCGGCTACCCGACTTTTATGGGCCACGGGTGGAGCGCAGCTATCTGGACGGGATCTTCAAGGCGATCGTATCCGGAGGCCGGGCGCAGATGCTGGGGCCGATTGACAAGCCGCATGAGTTTGTGTTCGTGCCAGACGTTGGGCCGGTGGTGATGAAGCTTGCACGTAATCCCGGGGCGTATGGTCGCACCTGGAATCTGGGTGGCGCAGGCGTCATCACGCAACGGGAGTTCGCGGAAAAAGCCTTTGCTCTGGCGGGCAGGGGAAAACCAAAGCTGATGGTGGCGGGCAAGCTGATGCTCCGCATGATGGGTTGGTTCAATCCCATCCTGCGGGAACTGGTGGAGATGCACTACCTTCTGACGGACCCGCTGATCGTGGATGACTCTGCCTTGCGGGAACTCTTGGGTGGGTACCACAAGACCTCGTATGACGAGGGGATTGCCACTTGTTTGAAGGCGTAG
- a CDS encoding TetR/AcrR family transcriptional regulator, with protein sequence MSRPPRSAQATTDLKDHILSASRTILVNEGYEALSMRRLAREIGYSATALYLYFENREAIVAELGRRGLEDLEKLMLPALTLPPKDALRELARQYLHFSTGQPESYRVIFMQDSALADAMFRSQPGKDAGGAGQRVFGMIQSQFKQLVSGKDSAQHHAEVFWTSLHGIVSLKLTCEKFLQTPATDLAAIAIEALLERVAPASRRIQAEQSDG encoded by the coding sequence ATGAGCCGCCCACCCCGCAGCGCCCAGGCCACCACCGATCTCAAGGACCACATCCTCAGCGCCTCGCGCACCATCCTGGTCAACGAAGGCTATGAGGCCCTCAGCATGAGACGCCTCGCCCGGGAAATCGGCTACTCTGCGACCGCCCTCTACCTCTACTTCGAGAATCGGGAGGCCATCGTCGCCGAACTCGGCCGCCGCGGCCTTGAGGACCTGGAAAAGCTCATGCTCCCCGCATTGACCCTCCCCCCAAAGGACGCCCTGCGCGAGCTCGCCCGTCAGTACCTGCACTTCAGCACCGGGCAGCCCGAATCCTACCGCGTCATCTTCATGCAGGACAGCGCCCTGGCGGACGCCATGTTCCGCAGCCAGCCCGGCAAGGACGCAGGCGGCGCGGGCCAGCGCGTCTTCGGCATGATCCAGTCCCAGTTTAAGCAACTGGTTTCAGGAAAGGACTCCGCACAACATCATGCCGAGGTCTTCTGGACGTCTCTGCACGGCATCGTCTCCCTCAAGCTCACCTGCGAAAAGTTCCTGCAAACCCCTGCGACAGACTTGGCCGCCATCGCCATCGAGGCACTGCTGGAACGAGTGGCACCGGCTTCCAGACGGATTCAGGCCGAGCAGAGCGATGGTTAA
- a CDS encoding AMP-binding protein translates to MQHTPQENDAFWQSTRLHLALAPGEMAPDGLEEMTQARADTAGLCYFKTSGSEGVPKWVGLSREGMLISAQAVNEHLESTSQDRWLIALPTHHVGGCSILARCHLSRAAWTFLEGKWDAGRFADQCAREQVTLVSLVPTQVYDLVAARLPAPESLRAIVVGGGGMNREVALRALELGWPVLQSFGMTETASQIATEPLEHLRTGFDPESLQVLPCWQLGTDQTDRLHVRGSALAKGYMVLRDGAWQWEPIDPDAGLATRDRVQIWHHGTRQFLRFLGREASFVKVLGELVSLPELQARLEKIYLEEGLAPASCVIWPIADDRQETRLVLVGEMSKAALETLRAQFNEGVPGYQRLSGVRGVAAIPRTGLGKVDRVGLEALLRQD, encoded by the coding sequence ATGCAGCACACCCCTCAGGAAAACGACGCCTTCTGGCAATCGACAAGGTTGCATCTGGCGCTGGCTCCAGGGGAGATGGCTCCGGACGGTCTGGAGGAGATGACGCAGGCGCGGGCAGATACGGCGGGCTTGTGTTATTTCAAAACCTCCGGGAGCGAAGGCGTGCCCAAGTGGGTGGGCCTTTCTCGGGAAGGGATGCTCATCTCAGCGCAGGCAGTGAATGAGCACCTTGAGTCCACATCTCAAGACCGTTGGCTCATCGCCCTGCCCACGCACCATGTGGGAGGCTGCTCCATCCTGGCTCGTTGCCATTTGAGCCGTGCTGCGTGGACTTTTCTAGAGGGGAAGTGGGATGCAGGCCGGTTTGCTGACCAGTGTGCGAGGGAGCAGGTCACTCTGGTATCTCTGGTGCCGACGCAGGTGTATGATCTGGTGGCGGCCCGGCTTCCCGCGCCGGAGTCGCTGCGGGCCATCGTCGTGGGCGGCGGGGGCATGAACCGGGAGGTGGCGTTGCGGGCTTTGGAGTTGGGCTGGCCGGTATTGCAGAGCTTTGGCATGACCGAGACGGCCTCCCAGATTGCCACCGAGCCGCTGGAGCACCTGAGGACGGGCTTTGATCCAGAATCACTGCAGGTCCTGCCCTGCTGGCAGCTTGGTACAGATCAGACGGACCGGCTCCACGTGCGCGGCAGCGCTCTGGCCAAGGGGTACATGGTCCTTCGTGATGGGGCCTGGCAATGGGAGCCGATTGATCCGGATGCCGGACTGGCCACGCGGGATCGCGTGCAGATCTGGCATCATGGCACGCGACAGTTTCTCCGTTTCCTCGGGCGCGAGGCTTCGTTTGTGAAAGTGTTGGGCGAACTCGTGAGTCTGCCCGAGTTGCAGGCCCGGCTTGAGAAGATCTACCTGGAGGAAGGGCTTGCTCCTGCCTCATGCGTGATCTGGCCGATAGCTGATGACCGGCAGGAAACGCGGCTGGTGCTGGTGGGGGAGATGAGCAAAGCTGCCTTGGAGACGTTGCGGGCGCAGTTCAATGAGGGGGTGCCGGGATATCAGCGACTGAGCGGGGTGCGAGGTGTTGCGGCAATTCCTCGAACCGGATTGGGGAAGGTGGATCGTGTGGGGCTGGAAGCTTTACTGAGACAGGATTAA
- a CDS encoding enolase C-terminal domain-like protein — protein sequence MSYYIHPYTLYSRGALNAVSQRREFHGVLIMVDGGVGCLHPWPEFGDPPIKDQLDLLRDGGTSKVIERALRMAAVDGAARRAGVSLFAGLEIPPCHYSWDQNQPSEPQMRRVVAEGWGAIKTKGWNNVGEVLRWLDSFAAKAGDAGVKLRADFNSCLEPHQFRNFMEWMSPRVRARLDFVEDPFPYDPESWEDMQRRYAVDLALDKALRGADEGFNVAVLKPGRREWREMLDGVPERVRVVMTSAMDHAIGQSFAAYEAALAWQEIGGRMDLCGLATDHLFARDSFFERLSAVGGVLAVDRAGTGLGFNEVLDKLAWLKL from the coding sequence ATGTCCTACTACATTCATCCGTACACGCTGTACTCCCGCGGTGCGCTGAATGCGGTGTCGCAGCGGCGGGAGTTTCACGGGGTGCTCATCATGGTGGACGGCGGGGTGGGCTGCCTGCACCCCTGGCCGGAATTCGGCGATCCGCCGATCAAGGATCAACTGGACCTGCTGAGAGACGGCGGCACCTCAAAGGTGATCGAGCGTGCTCTGCGCATGGCGGCAGTGGATGGCGCGGCGCGGCGGGCGGGTGTCAGCTTGTTTGCAGGGCTGGAGATTCCGCCGTGTCATTACTCTTGGGATCAAAACCAGCCCAGTGAGCCGCAGATGCGCCGCGTCGTGGCAGAGGGGTGGGGGGCGATCAAGACCAAGGGCTGGAACAACGTGGGGGAGGTGCTGCGCTGGCTGGACAGCTTTGCCGCCAAGGCTGGGGATGCCGGGGTGAAGCTGCGCGCGGACTTTAACTCCTGCCTGGAGCCCCATCAGTTTCGCAACTTCATGGAGTGGATGTCCCCGCGTGTGAGAGCGCGGCTCGACTTTGTGGAAGATCCCTTTCCGTACGACCCCGAGTCCTGGGAGGATATGCAGCGACGCTATGCGGTGGATCTGGCTCTGGACAAAGCTCTGCGCGGTGCGGATGAGGGCTTTAACGTGGCGGTGCTCAAGCCCGGGCGTCGCGAGTGGCGGGAGATGCTGGACGGCGTGCCGGAGCGGGTGAGGGTGGTGATGACCTCCGCCATGGACCATGCCATTGGCCAGAGCTTTGCCGCGTATGAGGCTGCCCTGGCGTGGCAGGAGATCGGTGGGCGCATGGATCTGTGTGGCCTGGCCACGGATCATCTCTTTGCCAGGGATTCTTTTTTTGAGCGGCTGAGTGCGGTGGGCGGAGTGCTGGCAGTGGATCGTGCGGGCACCGGCCTGGGCTTCAATGAGGTGCTGGACAAGCTGGCCTGGCTGAAGTTGTAG
- a CDS encoding 1,4-dihydroxy-2-naphthoate polyprenyltransferase — MIAGQIKPWILAARPKTLGAAVAPVLVGSALGWKLSGEFCVWLMLATLGSCICLQIATNFFNDAVDAMKGSDTQERLGPVRITASGMMSAGAVMKAAVLFLVIASVQGAALIWQCGWPILAIGIPSLWFCYGYTGGPVPLAYRGLGELFVVLFFGLIAVTGSAFVQSSQWHVEALVAGLQIGCLSTVLIAINNLRDIEEDTKTGKKTLAVRFGKTFARVEITLLYLITLALCFYWQTPAVRWAPFAIAFLAAAALSTAIWKTEPSPRYNKFLAMAGASLLAFSFTFIAALIWG; from the coding sequence ATGATCGCCGGACAGATCAAACCCTGGATCCTGGCGGCCCGTCCCAAGACGCTGGGGGCCGCCGTGGCCCCTGTGCTGGTGGGCTCCGCGCTGGGCTGGAAGCTCAGCGGGGAGTTCTGCGTGTGGCTCATGCTGGCCACGCTGGGCAGCTGCATCTGCCTGCAAATCGCCACGAACTTCTTCAACGATGCCGTGGATGCGATGAAGGGGAGCGACACGCAGGAGCGCCTGGGGCCCGTGCGCATCACCGCGTCTGGCATGATGTCCGCCGGCGCGGTGATGAAGGCGGCGGTGCTCTTTCTGGTGATCGCCAGCGTGCAGGGCGCGGCGCTCATCTGGCAGTGCGGCTGGCCCATTCTGGCCATAGGCATTCCCTCCTTGTGGTTCTGCTACGGCTACACAGGTGGACCCGTGCCGCTGGCCTATCGCGGCCTGGGGGAGCTCTTCGTAGTGTTGTTCTTCGGCCTCATTGCCGTGACGGGCTCCGCGTTTGTGCAGAGTAGTCAGTGGCATGTGGAGGCGCTCGTGGCGGGTCTGCAGATCGGCTGTCTCTCCACCGTGCTTATTGCCATCAACAACCTGCGGGACATAGAGGAGGACACCAAGACGGGCAAGAAGACGCTGGCGGTGCGCTTTGGCAAAACCTTCGCGCGGGTGGAGATCACGCTGCTCTACCTCATCACCCTGGCACTCTGCTTTTACTGGCAGACACCTGCCGTGCGGTGGGCTCCCTTTGCCATCGCATTCCTTGCCGCCGCCGCCCTGTCCACTGCGATTTGGAAGACAGAACCTTCTCCCCGCTACAACAAATTCCTCGCCATGGCCGGGGCCTCCCTCCTGGCCTTCTCCTTCACCTTCATCGCCGCATTGATCTGGGGCTAA
- the menB gene encoding 1,4-dihydroxy-2-naphthoyl-CoA synthase, whose translation MWTSVKEYQDIKLEKSSDGIAKITINRPEVRNAFRPLTVHELLNAFDVAHEDPEVGVIILTGEGPDAFCSGGDQKVRGHAGYVGSDGVPRLNVLDLQKKIRGIPKPVIAMVAGYAIGGGHVLHVVCDLTIAADNARFGQTGPKVGSFDGGLGSSYLARIVGQKKAREIWYLCRQYDAQQALDMGLVNHVVPLAELEEETVKWCREILAHSPLALRCLKSALNADCDGQMGLLDLAGNATLLYYMSEEAKEGKNAFVEKRKPDFSKFPRVP comes from the coding sequence ATGTGGACCTCCGTTAAAGAATACCAGGACATCAAGCTGGAGAAGTCCAGCGACGGCATCGCGAAAATCACGATCAACCGGCCGGAGGTGCGCAATGCGTTCCGTCCGCTGACGGTTCATGAACTGCTCAATGCCTTTGACGTGGCGCATGAGGATCCTGAAGTGGGGGTGATCATCCTCACGGGTGAGGGGCCGGATGCCTTCTGCTCCGGTGGAGACCAGAAGGTGCGTGGTCACGCGGGCTATGTGGGCAGCGATGGCGTGCCGCGCCTGAACGTGCTGGACCTGCAGAAGAAGATTCGCGGCATTCCCAAGCCGGTGATCGCCATGGTGGCGGGCTACGCCATCGGCGGCGGTCATGTGCTGCACGTGGTGTGTGATTTGACCATTGCCGCGGACAACGCCCGGTTTGGCCAGACGGGGCCGAAGGTGGGCTCGTTCGACGGCGGTCTGGGCAGCAGCTACCTGGCCCGCATCGTGGGGCAGAAGAAGGCGCGTGAGATCTGGTACCTGTGCCGCCAGTATGATGCGCAGCAGGCGCTGGACATGGGCCTGGTGAACCATGTGGTGCCCCTGGCGGAACTGGAGGAGGAGACGGTGAAATGGTGCCGGGAAATCCTGGCACACTCGCCGCTGGCCCTGCGCTGCCTGAAGTCGGCACTCAATGCAGACTGCGATGGCCAGATGGGCCTGCTGGATCTGGCGGGGAATGCGACGCTGCTCTACTACATGAGTGAGGAGGCGAAGGAGGGCAAAAATGCGTTTGTGGAAAAACGCAAGCCGGACTTCTCCAAGTTCCCCCGCGTGCCGTGA
- the mnmA gene encoding tRNA 2-thiouridine(34) synthase MnmA, producing the protein MKILAALSGGVDSSVAAALLVREGHDVSGAYMKNWINEENIIGHCPWQEDIEDARAVADQLGIEFRVVNLMREYREKVVKYLLAGYQEGITPNPDVMCNREMKFGVLWEWAKDHGYDAIATGHYARWELPAEPGAHPIVRRGVDGNKDQTYFLAMMRPEQVEIARFPIGHLPKAEVRVEASRLGLKTAEKKDSQGICFIGEVKMEDFLRTFVPDNPGNIVNLEGKVLGEHRGLHLYTLGQRKGLRVPSNLYKQAYVVVAKRPAANELVVAIEQADTPLLWARKAILTQISTTGPDLLVPRRLNAQPRYRCPAGMAMYTPFEREDGWAAELVYDEPQRALTPGQICALYDGDQLLGGAVFESIGYE; encoded by the coding sequence ATGAAGATCCTAGCCGCGCTGTCTGGAGGCGTGGACAGCAGTGTCGCCGCCGCCCTGCTCGTCCGCGAGGGGCATGATGTGTCCGGGGCGTACATGAAGAACTGGATCAATGAGGAGAACATCATCGGCCACTGCCCCTGGCAGGAGGACATCGAGGATGCCCGTGCGGTGGCGGACCAGCTCGGGATCGAGTTCCGCGTGGTGAATCTGATGAGGGAGTACCGGGAGAAGGTGGTGAAGTACCTCCTGGCCGGGTATCAGGAAGGGATCACGCCCAACCCGGATGTGATGTGCAACCGGGAGATGAAATTCGGCGTGCTCTGGGAGTGGGCCAAGGATCACGGCTATGATGCCATCGCCACCGGGCACTATGCCCGCTGGGAGCTGCCTGCGGAGCCGGGGGCGCACCCGATCGTGCGACGCGGCGTGGATGGCAACAAGGACCAGACCTACTTCCTGGCCATGATGCGACCGGAGCAGGTGGAGATTGCTCGCTTCCCCATCGGCCACCTGCCCAAGGCGGAGGTGCGGGTGGAGGCATCCCGACTGGGTCTGAAGACGGCGGAGAAGAAGGACAGCCAGGGGATCTGCTTCATCGGTGAGGTGAAGATGGAGGACTTCCTAAGGACCTTCGTGCCGGACAATCCCGGGAACATTGTGAATCTGGAAGGCAAGGTGCTGGGCGAGCATCGCGGTCTGCATCTCTACACCCTGGGCCAGCGCAAGGGGCTGCGGGTGCCGTCCAATCTGTACAAGCAGGCCTATGTGGTGGTGGCGAAGCGGCCCGCCGCAAATGAGCTGGTGGTGGCGATTGAGCAGGCGGATACCCCGCTGCTCTGGGCGCGAAAGGCGATTCTGACGCAGATTTCCACGACGGGGCCGGACCTTCTGGTGCCACGGCGGCTGAACGCCCAGCCGCGCTATCGCTGCCCGGCGGGGATGGCGATGTACACGCCTTTTGAGAGGGAAGACGGCTGGGCCGCAGAGCTGGTGTACGATGAGCCCCAGCGGGCGCTCACACCCGGGCAGATCTGTGCGCTGTATGACGGGGATCAGCTGCTGGGTGGGGCGGTGTTTGAGTCGATTGGGTATGAGTAG
- a CDS encoding ATP-dependent Clp protease proteolytic subunit, whose amino-acid sequence MHTTIRLAALLLLVIAGSSARAEALNAGLPAEDLLELQAQQCEEKTTAPAPSLDALKAEVGRLTVEKEKLSTELALAQAAVEKELSPSKLNTLRLQAQLAELKAKQDLAEYQEKLAEEKALEEDKRTLDRALLKSSIAKAEVETELAEIRRIENATQKEIARINSGIALEKEEEEARNYAMSDPVYLTEPLQGRKLVMSDRRIALNGPISMRTADNVIARINYFNNRDAKLPIFLVIDDSPGGSVMAGYKIVKAMQGSQAPVHVVVKSFAASMAACIATVAKHSYAYSNTVILHHQIHSFAGGNLTQQQEWLKEMEEWWRRLADPVAVKMGISREELIKQMYAHASSGDWSEFGDNAQKLKWVDHIVDEIQETGTIKSPDVAPKAPGSGSVSADDGMEASAHGSGPVAELKAQVDEKGRPYMSLPRLNPRDCYWLYNPDGYFRAP is encoded by the coding sequence ATGCATACGACGATCCGTCTTGCCGCCTTGTTGTTGCTCGTGATTGCGGGTTCCTCCGCCCGGGCAGAAGCCCTGAACGCCGGACTGCCGGCGGAAGACCTGCTCGAACTGCAAGCGCAGCAGTGCGAGGAAAAAACAACCGCACCAGCACCCTCGCTTGATGCGCTGAAGGCGGAGGTCGGCCGCCTCACGGTCGAGAAGGAGAAACTCTCCACCGAGCTCGCCCTGGCCCAGGCCGCGGTGGAGAAGGAGCTCAGCCCCTCCAAGCTCAACACCCTGCGTCTTCAAGCCCAGCTCGCCGAGCTGAAGGCAAAGCAGGATCTGGCAGAGTATCAGGAAAAACTCGCCGAGGAAAAAGCTCTGGAGGAGGACAAACGCACCCTCGACCGCGCCCTGCTGAAAAGCAGCATCGCCAAGGCCGAGGTCGAGACGGAACTCGCCGAGATCCGCCGCATCGAAAATGCCACGCAGAAGGAGATCGCCCGGATCAACTCCGGCATCGCCCTGGAAAAAGAGGAGGAAGAGGCCCGCAACTACGCGATGTCTGACCCCGTGTATCTCACCGAGCCCCTGCAGGGTCGCAAGCTGGTCATGTCAGACCGGCGCATCGCCCTGAACGGGCCCATCAGCATGCGCACGGCGGACAACGTCATTGCTCGCATCAACTATTTCAACAACCGCGATGCCAAGCTGCCGATCTTCCTCGTCATCGATGACAGCCCCGGTGGCTCTGTCATGGCAGGTTACAAGATCGTCAAAGCCATGCAGGGCAGCCAGGCCCCCGTGCATGTGGTGGTGAAGTCCTTCGCCGCCAGCATGGCCGCCTGCATCGCCACCGTGGCCAAGCACTCCTACGCTTACTCGAACACGGTCATCCTCCACCACCAGATCCACTCCTTTGCCGGGGGCAATCTCACTCAGCAACAAGAGTGGCTCAAGGAGATGGAAGAATGGTGGCGCCGTCTGGCTGACCCCGTGGCGGTCAAGATGGGCATCTCCCGCGAAGAACTCATCAAGCAAATGTATGCCCACGCCTCCAGCGGCGACTGGAGCGAGTTCGGCGACAACGCCCAGAAGCTGAAGTGGGTGGACCACATTGTGGATGAGATCCAGGAGACGGGCACCATCAAGAGCCCCGACGTCGCCCCCAAAGCCCCCGGATCCGGCAGTGTCAGCGCAGACGATGGCATGGAAGCCAGCGCGCACGGCTCCGGCCCGGTGGCAGAGCTCAAGGCCCAGGTGGACGAGAAAGGCCGCCCCTACATGTCCCTGCCCCGCCTGAATCCCCGCGATTGTTATTGGCTTTACAATCCAGATGGGTATTTTCGGGCACCGTGA
- a CDS encoding NUDIX domain-containing protein, with the protein MENPWTTLSTREVYHNPWIRIREDQVINPSGGPGIYGVVEFKNRAVGVIPIDEQGYTWLVGQYRYCHESYEWEIPEGGCPAHEELIDCARRELLEETGIIAQSYELILDGMQLSNSTTNEVAYIYTARGLSFTEAAPEDTEKIDVKRIPLEEAIEMARNGTIRDGMSVMGLLWLGSQP; encoded by the coding sequence ATGGAGAATCCCTGGACCACCCTGTCCACCCGCGAGGTGTATCACAATCCCTGGATCCGCATTCGTGAGGACCAGGTGATCAATCCCTCCGGCGGCCCCGGCATTTATGGTGTGGTCGAGTTCAAGAATCGCGCCGTCGGTGTCATCCCCATTGATGAGCAGGGCTACACCTGGCTCGTCGGCCAGTACCGCTACTGCCACGAGAGCTACGAGTGGGAGATCCCGGAAGGCGGCTGCCCCGCCCATGAGGAATTGATCGACTGCGCCAGACGCGAACTGCTGGAGGAAACCGGCATCATCGCCCAGAGCTACGAGCTCATCCTGGACGGCATGCAGCTCTCCAACTCCACCACCAACGAGGTCGCCTACATCTACACCGCCCGCGGCCTCTCCTTCACCGAGGCCGCCCCGGAGGATACGGAGAAGATCGACGTAAAGAGAATCCCCCTGGAGGAAGCCATCGAGATGGCCCGCAACGGCACCATCCGGGACGGCATGTCCGTCATGGGCCTCCTCTGGCTCGGGAGTCAACCGTAG
- the rplI gene encoding 50S ribosomal protein L9 gives MPTVDIILKEKIANLGAEGDVVKVKGGFARNFLIPQGKAYAANKGNLRQLDSLKKVRAEREAKEIEEAEKISTKLKRLKLKLTLATGQAGKAFGSITTIDIQKAVAESAAKVELDRHQIELEKPIKSTGTFEVPVKLHAQVNCFLKITVTAADGTEVEAEETEE, from the coding sequence ATGCCCACCGTTGATATCATTTTGAAGGAGAAAATCGCCAATCTCGGTGCCGAGGGCGACGTTGTGAAAGTGAAAGGCGGATTCGCCCGCAACTTCCTGATCCCGCAGGGCAAGGCCTATGCTGCCAACAAGGGCAACCTCCGCCAGTTGGACTCCCTCAAGAAGGTCCGCGCGGAGCGTGAGGCCAAAGAGATCGAAGAAGCTGAGAAGATCTCCACCAAGCTCAAGCGCCTGAAGCTCAAGCTCACGCTTGCAACCGGCCAGGCTGGCAAGGCTTTCGGCTCCATCACCACCATCGACATCCAGAAGGCCGTTGCCGAGAGCGCTGCCAAAGTGGAACTCGACCGTCACCAGATTGAGCTCGAGAAGCCCATCAAGAGCACCGGCACCTTCGAAGTGCCCGTCAAGCTTCACGCTCAAGTCAACTGCTTCCTCAAGATCACCGTCACCGCTGCTGACGGCACTGAAGTCGAAGCTGAAGAGACTGAGGAATAA